A single region of the Maylandia zebra isolate NMK-2024a linkage group LG17, Mzebra_GT3a, whole genome shotgun sequence genome encodes:
- the LOC143413341 gene encoding uncharacterized protein LOC143413341 yields the protein MPRKQKKSQAAKQRWKKFHEFHKVPTCEQAEFDFPQSSAEDSVSTKTNSDSVKQAGQHVPAHVQQVSYADAVKSGLQHKVNEQHEVSSAPQVGYADFLKRGCHSDVAGPSHAERVNLENQPSVIHVCASRSQAHPKYGDSRNKQCTCNSLTFLAFLHENENMTTADLNLVLDKGDVMYKEAKKRFPKNIHLATDELPDKVDARWSMYDVDMTQPSRYGTFEEPPEEAVDTFLSLEAGLSCLLSDVQYALLIMSGLCIAVFRSTSGKYGFFDPHSRTPSGLPLLLQSRNRGTAVMLKFTLLSDMIKRIQDSYEMMEISPSCNYELKPVQFYSMSTVNLSDTITDTVCRPTAATAVASTHSDTTVDEANSSTPRRNTTTDLTENIFCQMSICTPPVKQKEVHVTQFTSYEDQNEPPNIPTEELCSELSFLPSSDAFSCQSNAAITNVAACDLSDIVLQKLKKVNKQQRHKMKRRLMASEKPRNQRKENQKRREQQKYASNKDYKEKKKSCASETYKNNPEVKQKQQH from the exons ATgccaaggaagcagaaaaagtcacaagctgcaaaacaacgctGGAAAAAGTTTCATGAGTTTCACAAAgtaccaacatgtgaacaagctgagtttgattttcctcagagctctgcagaagacagtgtgtctacaaagaccaattctgacagtgtcaaacAGGCAGGTCAACATGTTCCTGCACATGTACAACAGGTATCTTATGCTGATGCTGTAAAGAGTGGACTGCAGCATAAAGTTAATGAACAACATGAGGTGTCAAGTGCCCCACAGGTgggttatgctgactttttgaaaagaggctgtcacagtgatgtggcaggaccatctCATGCAGAAAGAGTGAACCTTGAAAACCAGCCCTCTGTTATACATGTCTGTGCATCTCGCAGCCAGGCTCATCCTAAATatggagactccagaaacaagcagtgcacatgtaactcactcacatttcttgctttccttcatgagaatgaaaacatgactacagctgaccttaatctggtcttggataaaggtgatgtgatgtacaaagaggccaagaaaagatttcctaaaaatattcatttggcaACCGATGAGCTGCCAGACAAAGTTGATGCTCGCTGGTCTATGTATGATGTCGACATGACACAGCCTTCCCGGTATGGGACATTTGAAGAACCTCCAGAGGAAGCAGTAGATACCTTTCTCAGCTTAGAAGCAGGACTGAGCTGCCTGTTGTCAGATGTGCAGTATGCCTTATTGATTATGAGTGGATTGTGTATCGCAGTGTTCAGATCCACATCAGGCAAATATGGTTTCTTTGATCCACACTCCAGAACACCCAGTGGTCTTCCTCTATTACTACAGTCACGTAATCGTGGTACAGCTGTGATGCTGAAATTCACACTCCTCAGTGACATGATTAAGAGGATCCAAGATTCTTATGAAATGATGGAGATATCACCCTCTTGTAactatgaactgaagcctgtgcagttctacagtatgagcacagtcaacctgagtgatactatcacagacacagtctgcagaccaacagctgccactgctgtggcaTCTACTCACTCTGATACAACTGTTGATGAAGCAAACTCCTCTACTCCAAGGAGAAACACAACGACTGATCTGACTGAGAACATCTTTTGTCAAATGTCCATTTGTACGCCACcggtgaaacaaaaagaagttcacgtgactcagttcacatcatatgaagatcagaatgaacctcctaatataccaactgaagaactatgcagtgaattaagtttccttccatcaagtgatgctttttcatgtcaatcaaatgctgccataacaaatgttgctgcctgtgacctttctgatatagttttacaaaaactgaaaaaagttaataaacaacaaaggcacaaaatgaaaagaagattaatggcatcagagaaacccagaaatcagagaaaagaaaaccaaaaaaggagagaacaacaaaagtatgcttcaaataaagattacaaagaaaagaaaaaatcttgcGCAAGCGAGacatataaaaacaatcctgaagttaaacaaaaacaacaaca CTGA
- the LOC143413226 gene encoding uncharacterized protein LOC143413226 isoform X1, producing the protein MRMFDKRVEALFRDLLLSPAEPLGKVIDYFYRVEFQHRGSPHIHCLLWVEGAPVFEEDDEQTVLDFINKYITAQLPDPHKQPELYKKVTEVQKHSKNHTKTCFRSLSSGCRFGFPKPPCNETMITRPSEDDALEVETAKNKLRPLNQLLNEPETASMSLEQLLERCKLTHAEYERYLNKMNMRSTIILKRDPKDSWINGYNPHLLEAWNSNIDISFVLDAFGAANYLMKYISKKEGGLSEYLKTVIENSHKDSVNECDEMRAVMQAYSKKREISAQECVARACGLHMKQCSRAVIFIPTDDNPVKMSRPLSVLDNTTPESSNVWMTSLNDKYKARPETPEYEEMCMADFAATCRIVYGQQKKGKDVLPLLNEMGFVQRRKNNKPAIIRFHRCSQEKHPEQYYGRLLKLYLPHRSDHELKTPSLPTYQAFYGAGCVQLPGTDHLEYVQHIVKRNREKYEKNSEEIESAVEEYEQNRGVTDEWCNLAPESDLVRLPLVEQERERDNENEQEDVPDYSRQADASTEVRAIREPPAIDPTLLRQMFQNLNKKQACIFYAVRDWCIKRVCALNPEQFFFYINGGAGTGKSHLIKCIYSEASKILSKVPRYADDVDISKPTVLLTAFTGTAAFNISGTTLHSLLKLPRSLKPPIQGLGNQLDEVRSELLNAEIIVIDEVSMVSRHLFAYVDARLKQIKGTRRPFGGMSVIAVGDFYQLPPVRQSKPLCVHDPSEIDLWREHFQMITLTEIMRQKDDVVFAEMLNRIRVKGKLDELCEADRNLLLQAITEPAHCPTDALHIFATNKEVDAHNSSTLALLHTHIIDIHADDYRKDPRTGRMALQDRPLKGGKNELPDTLKVAEGARVMLTRNIDIQNGLVNGAFGILLRVVYSENDQHIIKLGLKMDNETSGKNNRTPADDMVYIERAEENLKQKGVVRRQFPVKLAFACTIHKVQGMTTTSAVVSLKSIFEPGMAYVAVSRVTSLSGLYLLDMEEKKIFTNPEITAALENMRQANLDDMMPLLHVRQTLSRSEVFTIVHHNTEGLPAHINDIKSHHELCLADVLCLTETHLRGSFVAESLHLENYNLFKRNRHLSYTNFPQMANRSGGGVAVYVKSDIQVHEKQYIHNVTDLEFLALKVEAPVSALIAVVYRPPDYTLRPFLKNLSRDTQD; encoded by the exons atgcgcatgtttgacaagagagttgaagcattattcagagatttactcttatctcctgcagagccacttggcaaagtcattgactacttttacagagttgagtttcagcacagaggaagcccacacatacactgcctcctgtgggtagaaggtgctcctgtgtttgaggaggatgatgagcaaactgttcttgattttataaacaaatacatcacagctcagctgcctgatccacataaacaacctgaactgtacaaaaaagtaacagaagtgcaaaaacacagtaagaaccacacaaagacgtgctttaggagtttaagctccgggtgccgttttggttttcccaaaccaccctgcaatgagacaatgatcacaagacccagtgaggatgatgcactggaagtagaaacggcaaagaacaagctcagaccactgaaccagctgctgaatgaacctgaaactgcttccatgagtttagagcagctcttggaaagatgcaagttgacacatgcagaatatgagagatacctgaataaaatgaacatgaggagtacgatcatactaaagcgtgatccaaaagactcttggataaacggctataatccacatctgcttgaagcctggaacagtaatatcgacataagctttgttttagatgcttttggtgctgcaaattatttaatgaaatatatatcaaaaaaagagggcgggctatctgagtacctgaaaactgtcattgagaactcccataaggacagtgtaaatgagtgcgatgaaatgagagccgtcatgcaggcatattcaaagaagcgagagatcagtgcacaggagtgtgttgctcgtgcatgtggtcttcacatgaagcaatgctcacgtgctgtaatattcattccaactgatgataatcctgtgaaaatgagtcgtcccctgtcagttctggacaacacaacacctgagtcttccaatgtttggatgacatctttgaatgacaaatacaaagccagacctgaaacaccagagtatgaggagatgtgcatggcagactttgctgctacttgcaggattgtctatggccaacagaaaaaaggtaaagatgttttgccccttctcaatgagatggggtttgtgcaaaggcgcaaaaacaataagcctgctatcatcagatttcaccgctgctcacaagaaaaacatccagagcaatattacggaagactgcttaaactgtaccttcctcatcgttcagaccacgaactgaaaacaccatcGTTGCCAACCTATCAGGCTTTCTATGGTGCTGGCTGTGTACAGCTACCAGGTACTGACCATCTTGAGTACGTGCAACACattgtcaaaagaaacagagaaaaatatgagaaaaacagtgaggagatcgagagcgctgttgaggaatatgagcagaacagaggtgtgactgacgaatggtgtaatctggcacctgaatcagatctcgtaaggttgccacttgtcgaacaagaaagagagcgagacaatgaaaatgaacaggaagatgtgcccgactacagccgtcaggctgatgcttcaacagaagtcagagccatcagggaaccccctgctattgatcccacattgttacgtcagatgtttcagaatctgaacaagaagcaagcctgcatattttatgcagttagagactggtgcattaaaagagtctgtgctctaaatccagagcagtttttcttttatattaatggtggtgctggaacaggaaaatcacatcttatcaaatgcatctactcagaagcatctaagatactgagcaaagtgcccagatatgcagacgacgttgacatatcaaaacccaccgtcctgttaactgctttcactgggactgcagcttttaacatttctggaacaacactgcattctcttctcaagctgcctagaagcttaaaacctcccattcagggacttggcaatcagctggatgaagtcagatcagaacttttgaatgctgaaataatcgtcattgacgaagtgtctatggtgtcaagacatctgtttgcatatgtagatgcaagactcaaacagatcaaagggactcggagaccctttggaggcatgtcagtcattgctgtcggagacttctatcagctacccccagtgcgacagtctaaacctctctgtgtgcacgacccgtctgagatcgacctgtggcgggagcattttcagatgatcactctgactgagattatgcgtcagaaagatgatgttgTCTTTGCTGAGATGCTGAACAGAATTCGTGTAAAAGGAAAGTTGGATGAGCTTTGCGAAGCAGATAGAAATTTGTTGTTACAGGCCATAACTGAACCAGCCCATTGTCCGACTGATGCattgcacatttttgcaactaataaagaagtggatgcacacaactcttcaacactggctctgctccacactcatatcattgacatccatgcagatgattatagaaaagatcctagaactggcagaatggcacttcaagacagaccattgaaaggaggtaaaaacgagttaccagacacactgaaagttgcagAAGGAGCTCGTGTCATGCTCACCAGAAACATTGACATACAAAATGGTTTGGTTAATGGAGCTTTTGGAATACTACTTAGAGTAGTTTACTCTGAAAATGACCAACACATCATCAAGCTTGGACTTAAAATGGATAATGAGACATCTGGAAAGAATAACCGCACACCAGCAGACGATATGGTGtacattgagagagcagaggagaatctgaagcagaaaggagtggtacgaagacagttcccagtgaagctggcctttgcatgtacaatacataaggtacagggtatgacaactacatcagctgttgtctctcttaagagcatttttgagcccggcatggcctacgtagctgtcagtagagtgacgtctctcagtggactgtatcttcttgatatggaggagaaaaaaatattcaccaacccagaaatcactgcagcgcttgagaacatgagacaagccaaccttgatgacatgatgcctcttctacacgtgaggcaaacactgagcaggtcagaggttttcaccattgttcatcataatacagagggactgccagctcacattaatgacatcaaaagtcaccatgaattgtgtctagcagatgttttgtgcctaacagaaacacacctgcggggctcttttgtcgcagagagtctccacttggaaaattacaatttgttcaaacgcaacagacacctgtcctacacaaactttccccagatggcaaacagaagtggtggtggagttgctgtttatgtgaaaagtgacattcaagtgcatgaaaaacagtacatccataatgtaactgaccttgaatttctggctttaaaggttgaagcaccagtcagtgctctgattgcagttgtatacagacctccagactacactctgaggccattcctgaaaaacctg agccgagacactcaggactga
- the LOC143413226 gene encoding uncharacterized protein LOC143413226 isoform X2, with protein MRMFDKRVEALFRDLLLSPAEPLGKVIDYFYRVEFQHRGSPHIHCLLWVEGAPVFEEDDEQTVLDFINKYITAQLPDPHKQPELYKKVTEVQKHSKNHTKTCFRSLSSGCRFGFPKPPCNETMITRPSEDDALEVETAKNKLRPLNQLLNEPETASMSLEQLLERCKLTHAEYERYLNKMNMRSTIILKRDPKDSWINGYNPHLLEAWNSNIDISFVLDAFGAANYLMKYISKKEGGLSEYLKTVIENSHKDSVNECDEMRAVMQAYSKKREISAQECVARACGLHMKQCSRAVIFIPTDDNPVKMSRPLSVLDNTTPESSNVWMTSLNDKYKARPETPEYEEMCMADFAATCRIVYGQQKKGKDVLPLLNEMGFVQRRKNNKPAIIRFHRCSQEKHPEQYYGRLLKLYLPHRSDHELKTPSLPTYQAFYGAGCVQLPGTDHLEYVQHIVKRNREKYEKNSEEIESAVEEYEQNRGVTDEWCNLAPESDLVRLPLVEQERERDNENEQEDVPDYSRQADASTEVRAIREPPAIDPTLLRQMFQNLNKKQACIFYAVRDWCIKRVCALNPEQFFFYINGGAGTGKSHLIKCIYSEASKILSKVPRYADDVDISKPTVLLTAFTGTAAFNISGTTLHSLLKLPRSLKPPIQGLGNQLDEVRSELLNAEIIVIDEVSMVSRHLFAYVDARLKQIKGTRRPFGGMSVIAVGDFYQLPPVRQSKPLCVHDPSEIDLWREHFQMITLTEIMRQKDDVVFAEMLNRIRVKGKLDELCEADRNLLLQAITEPAHCPTDALHIFATNKEVDAHNSSTLALLHTHIIDIHADDYRKDPRTGRMALQDRPLKGGKNELPDTLKVAEGARVMLTRNIDIQNGLVNGAFGILLRVVYSENDQHIIKLGLKMDNETSGKNNRTPADDMVYIERAEENLKQKGVVRRQFPVKLAFACTIHKVQGMTTTSAVVSLKSIFEPGMAYVAVSRVTSLSGLYLLDMEEKKIFTNPEITAALENMRQANLDDMMPLLHVRQTLSRLKHQSVL; from the exons atgcgcatgtttgacaagagagttgaagcattattcagagatttactcttatctcctgcagagccacttggcaaagtcattgactacttttacagagttgagtttcagcacagaggaagcccacacatacactgcctcctgtgggtagaaggtgctcctgtgtttgaggaggatgatgagcaaactgttcttgattttataaacaaatacatcacagctcagctgcctgatccacataaacaacctgaactgtacaaaaaagtaacagaagtgcaaaaacacagtaagaaccacacaaagacgtgctttaggagtttaagctccgggtgccgttttggttttcccaaaccaccctgcaatgagacaatgatcacaagacccagtgaggatgatgcactggaagtagaaacggcaaagaacaagctcagaccactgaaccagctgctgaatgaacctgaaactgcttccatgagtttagagcagctcttggaaagatgcaagttgacacatgcagaatatgagagatacctgaataaaatgaacatgaggagtacgatcatactaaagcgtgatccaaaagactcttggataaacggctataatccacatctgcttgaagcctggaacagtaatatcgacataagctttgttttagatgcttttggtgctgcaaattatttaatgaaatatatatcaaaaaaagagggcgggctatctgagtacctgaaaactgtcattgagaactcccataaggacagtgtaaatgagtgcgatgaaatgagagccgtcatgcaggcatattcaaagaagcgagagatcagtgcacaggagtgtgttgctcgtgcatgtggtcttcacatgaagcaatgctcacgtgctgtaatattcattccaactgatgataatcctgtgaaaatgagtcgtcccctgtcagttctggacaacacaacacctgagtcttccaatgtttggatgacatctttgaatgacaaatacaaagccagacctgaaacaccagagtatgaggagatgtgcatggcagactttgctgctacttgcaggattgtctatggccaacagaaaaaaggtaaagatgttttgccccttctcaatgagatggggtttgtgcaaaggcgcaaaaacaataagcctgctatcatcagatttcaccgctgctcacaagaaaaacatccagagcaatattacggaagactgcttaaactgtaccttcctcatcgttcagaccacgaactgaaaacaccatcGTTGCCAACCTATCAGGCTTTCTATGGTGCTGGCTGTGTACAGCTACCAGGTACTGACCATCTTGAGTACGTGCAACACattgtcaaaagaaacagagaaaaatatgagaaaaacagtgaggagatcgagagcgctgttgaggaatatgagcagaacagaggtgtgactgacgaatggtgtaatctggcacctgaatcagatctcgtaaggttgccacttgtcgaacaagaaagagagcgagacaatgaaaatgaacaggaagatgtgcccgactacagccgtcaggctgatgcttcaacagaagtcagagccatcagggaaccccctgctattgatcccacattgttacgtcagatgtttcagaatctgaacaagaagcaagcctgcatattttatgcagttagagactggtgcattaaaagagtctgtgctctaaatccagagcagtttttcttttatattaatggtggtgctggaacaggaaaatcacatcttatcaaatgcatctactcagaagcatctaagatactgagcaaagtgcccagatatgcagacgacgttgacatatcaaaacccaccgtcctgttaactgctttcactgggactgcagcttttaacatttctggaacaacactgcattctcttctcaagctgcctagaagcttaaaacctcccattcagggacttggcaatcagctggatgaagtcagatcagaacttttgaatgctgaaataatcgtcattgacgaagtgtctatggtgtcaagacatctgtttgcatatgtagatgcaagactcaaacagatcaaagggactcggagaccctttggaggcatgtcagtcattgctgtcggagacttctatcagctacccccagtgcgacagtctaaacctctctgtgtgcacgacccgtctgagatcgacctgtggcgggagcattttcagatgatcactctgactgagattatgcgtcagaaagatgatgttgTCTTTGCTGAGATGCTGAACAGAATTCGTGTAAAAGGAAAGTTGGATGAGCTTTGCGAAGCAGATAGAAATTTGTTGTTACAGGCCATAACTGAACCAGCCCATTGTCCGACTGATGCattgcacatttttgcaactaataaagaagtggatgcacacaactcttcaacactggctctgctccacactcatatcattgacatccatgcagatgattatagaaaagatcctagaactggcagaatggcacttcaagacagaccattgaaaggaggtaaaaacgagttaccagacacactgaaagttgcagAAGGAGCTCGTGTCATGCTCACCAGAAACATTGACATACAAAATGGTTTGGTTAATGGAGCTTTTGGAATACTACTTAGAGTAGTTTACTCTGAAAATGACCAACACATCATCAAGCTTGGACTTAAAATGGATAATGAGACATCTGGAAAGAATAACCGCACACCAGCAGACGATATGGTGtacattgagagagcagaggagaatctgaagcagaaaggagtggtacgaagacagttcccagtgaagctggcctttgcatgtacaatacataaggtacagggtatgacaactacatcagctgttgtctctcttaagagcatttttgagcccggcatggcctacgtagctgtcagtagagtgacgtctctcagtggactgtatcttcttgatatggaggagaaaaaaatattcaccaacccagaaatcactgcagcgcttgagaacatgagacaagccaaccttgatgacatgatgcctcttctacacgtgaggcaaacactgagcag gttgaagcaccagtcagtgctctga